A genome region from Erigeron canadensis isolate Cc75 chromosome 3, C_canadensis_v1, whole genome shotgun sequence includes the following:
- the LOC122594405 gene encoding hyoscyamine 6-dioxygenase-like, with the protein MKEDQNLKWFDVEYVPGGYIFPKEDRPRNLGIPVCDSIPVIDLPKATAPNEHMQPVEAILNASQEFGFFQVINHGIPEKIVNDAMTVLKEFFNMPSEDKTRIVDQSKKGYIYTNSTDFAKDGVYLWRENLKQPCHPLKECIQLWPDNPTRYQEVIAGYLVEIQKMSLRILEMIGEGLGLEPGYFKDMSEVQLLSSNFYPPCPDPSLTLGILPHQDPSLITLLYQGNSTGLQFLKDGQWVNVGATPNAFVVNIGNQLEIISNGKLKSVKHRVVTSTHETRISIATFVNPSPDCIIEPAKHLVNELGASRYTANQYKEFVHRNKAFGDYTDAIQNALVTKY; encoded by the exons ATGAAGGAGGATCAAAATTTAAAGTGGTTCGACGTTGAATATGTACCCGGTGGTTACATATTCCCAAAGGAAGACAGACCTCGAAATCTTGGTATTCCTGTTTGTGATTCCATTCCTGTAATTGATCTTCCCAAAGCAACCGCTCCAAATGAACATATGCAGCCTGTTGAAGCAATCTTGAATGCTTCTCAAGAATTCGGTTTCTTTCAG GTGATCAATCATGGAATTCCGGAAAAGATTGTGAATGATGCAATGACAGTTCTTAAGGAATTCTTCAACATGCCTTCTGAAGATAAAACTAGAATCGTCGACCAATCTAAAAAAGGTTACATTTACACAAATAGCACTGATTTTGCAAAAGATGGAGTGTATTTATGGAGGGAAAACCTTAAGCAACCATGTCATCCTTTAAAGGAATGCATCCAGCTATGGCCCGATAATCCAACCAGATATCA GGAGGTAATTGCAGGGTATTTAGTAGAAATACAAAAAATGAGTTTGAGGATTTTAGAGATGATTGGTGAAGGACTAGGACTCGAGCCAGGATACTTCAAGGATATGAGTGAAGTTCAGTTATTGTCATCAAACTTCTACCCACCTTGCCCAGACCCAAGTCTAACCTTGGGAATATTACCACATCAAGATCCTAGCCTTATAACCCTTTTGTATCAAGGCAATTCAACCGGGCTGCAGTTTCTAAAGGATGGTCAATGGGTCAATGTTGGTGCCACTCCTAATGCCTTTGTTGTTAACATAGGTAACCAACTTGAG ATTATCAGCAACGGAAAGTTGAAGAGTGTTAAACATCGGGTAGTAACTAGTACACATGAAACTAGAATAAGCATCGCAACCTTTGTGAACCCTTCTCCAGATTGCATCATTGAACCAGCAAAACATCTGGTGAACGAATTGGGAGCATCACGCTACACAGCTAATCAATACAAAGAATTTGTCCACCGCAACAAGGCATTTGGTGACTACACGGACGCCATACAGAATGCCCTGGTAacgaaatattaa
- the LOC122594180 gene encoding ethylene-responsive transcription factor ERF095-like codes for MDHGVGSSRDNKKDGGGGTGEVKYRGVRRRPSGKYAAEIRDIKNNSTRVWLGTFATAEEAARAYDKAAFEMRGHMAVLNFPAEYPPTFSAAAYRNAATSSAGESSSSGAQQGREVIEFEYYDDTLLEELLDYDDKTKK; via the coding sequence atgGATCATGGCGTGGGCTCTTCCAGGGACAACAAAAAAGATGGAGGTGGAGGGACAGGAGAGGTGAAGTATAGAGGGGTTCGTCGTCGACCATCAGGGAAGTATGCCGCGGAGATTCGTGACATTAAAAACAACAGTACAAGGGTTTGGCTAGGGACATTTGCAACCGCGGAGGAGGCAGCTAGAGCTTATGATAAGGCGGCCTTTGAGATGAGAGGCCACATGGCGGTTCTTAACTTTCCGGCTGAATATCCACCTACATTTTCAGCTGCTGCTTATAGGAATGCTGCCACGTCGTCTGCTGGAGAGTCTTCTTCGAGTGGTGCGCAACAAGGCAGAGAAGTTATCGAGTTTGAGTATTATGACGATACATTGTTAGAGGAGCTTCTTGATTACGAtgacaaaaccaaaaaatga
- the LOC122593620 gene encoding RING-H2 finger protein ATL16-like: MDFSSMHKQVYNSDHRSVANHQNSTYQPSAFPSTTATGFPLLAIVLACITAITFLIVSYFLITKCCYPLTQFLMTRPTTSEEPPSVYSTPAWQNTGLDESLIQQIPMCRYSKRDRENKRLHECVVCLNEFQDLDTLRVLPSCDHGFHMHCIDIWLRDNPNCPICRLNILGTARCPTDTVVPTSSPQDPPSLAHSSPTSSDQDFVTIELGEDANESRKCCIDSIISNERTSSIKDEQLVIQPIRRSFSMDSAVDCDIYLSIQDIIRNHEEASRTKRPFFSFKHTRGSRSAILPLEF, from the coding sequence ATGGACTTTAGTTCTATGCACAAACAAGTTTACAATTCCGACCATCGTTCAGTCGCAAACCACCAAAACTCGACCTACCAGCCATCAGCTTTTCCTTCAACAACTGCCACTGGATTCCCACTCCTAGCCATCGTGTTAGCCTGCATCACAGCCATCACTTTTTTGATCGTCAGTTACTTTTTGATCACTAAATGCTGCTACCCTTTAACCCAATTCTTAATGACCCGACCCACTACCTCAGAAGAACCTCCATCAGTTTACTCGACTCCAGCATGGCAGAACACTGGACTCGATGAATCACTTATCCAACAAATACCCATGTGTCGATATAGCAAAAGGGATCGCGAGAACAAAAGATTACATGAATGTGTTGTTTGCTTGAATGAGTTCCAAGATTTAGATACGTTAAGAGTTCTTCCTAGTTGTGACCATGGCTTCCATATGCACTGCATTGACATATGGCTGAGGGACAACCCAAACTGCCCGATTTGCAGATTGAACATTTTGGGTACAGCCAGGTGTCCAACAGATACTGTAGTCCCGACTTCTTCACCCCAAGATCCGCCATCTTTGGCCCATAGCAGCCCGACAAGCAGTGACCAAGATTTTGTTACAATTGAATTGGGTGAGGATGCAAACGAGTCAAGAAAGTGTTGTATTGATTCGATAATTAGCAACGAAAGGACTAGCAGCATTAAAGATGAGCAGCTTGTGATCCAACCCATTCGAAGATCTTTCTCAATGGATTCTGCAGTTGATTGTGACATTTACTTATCAATTCAAGATATCATAAGAAACCATGAAGAGGCCAGTAGGACGAAACGacctttcttttcatttaaacaCACACGAGGATCACGAAGTGCTATTCTCCCTCTCGAGTTTTGA
- the LOC122592083 gene encoding hyoscyamine 6-dioxygenase-like — translation MEKLLTSWSSTAKSLPENYVFPVDLRPGDTIFVPICNTLPVIDLEVALARGRDVAVQQILNACQDYGLFQVINHGVDNDLLSDTMSVVKEFFDMSNEDKASVYSEDPSKKSRLYTSTYDYDNEKVHLWRDNLRHHCYPIEDYIHLWPQKPARYRDIVGKYSLRVGNLSSKILELISEGLGIGPDYFGEGLTGAQLFSVNHYPPCPSPNLALGLPKHCDASLITFLLQDDIYGLQVYRNNEWLGVQPIPNAFVVILGHQAQVVSNGKLISPEHRAITNSTTNRTSIVYSINPTPDSIIEPAKVLINETNRPLYRAFQFKEFLKTYEEKKDYNEGALEDFKINV, via the exons ATGGAGAAGCTCCTTACTAGCTGGTCTTCTACCGCTAAATCCTTGCCCGAAAACTACGTTTTTCCAGTCGATTTAAGACCCGGGGATACAATATTTGTGCCCATTTGCAACACTCTCCCCGTGATCGACCTTGAAGTTGCACTTGCTCGTGGCCGAGATGTTGCAGTTCAACAAATTCTTAATGCTTGTCAAGACTACGGACTCTTTCAG GTGATCAACCATGGAGTTGATAATGACCTATTGAGTGACACAATGAGTGTGGTGAAGGAATTCTTTGACATGTCGAATGAAGACAAGGCAAGTGTGTATTCAGAAGATCCAAGTAAAAAGAGTAGGCTCTACACAAGCACTTACGACTACGATAACGAAAAAGTTCATCTATGGCGAGATAATCTACGACACCATTGTTATCCTATCGAAGACTACATTCACTTGTGGCCACAAAAGCCCGCTAGATATCG AGACATTGTCGGCAAATATTCACTTCGAGTGGGTAACTTGTCATCAAAAATATTGGAGTTGATTTCTGAAGGACTGGGAATTGGGCCTGATTACTTTGGAGAGGGGCTTACTGGAGCCCAACTATTTTCTGTCAATCACTACCCGCCATGTCCCAGCCCAAATTTAGCATTGGGCTTACCCAAACATTGTGATGCTAGTCTCATCACTTTTCTTCTTCAAGATGATATATATGGACTTCAAGTGTATAGAAATAATGAATGGCTTGGTGTTCAGCCCATTCCTAATGCATTTGTTGTTATCCTTGGTCATCAGGCTCAG GTTGTTAGCAACGGAAAGCTAATTAGTCCGGAACATAGAGCCATAACAAACTCAACAACTAATCGAACATCGATTGTGTACTCTATCAATCCAACACCCGACAGTATCATAGAACCTGCCAAAGTTCTTATCAATGAAACGAATCGTCCGCTTTATCGGGCCTTCCAGTTTAAAGAATTTCTCAAAACTTATGAAGAGAAGAAAGACTACAACGAAGGAGCTTTAGAGGATTTTAAGATCAATGTGTGA